From the Streptomyces sp. SN-593 genome, the window CCGGGTACGTCGACGCCCTCCACGAGCTGATGGCCAAGCTCCCGGAGGGGTCGATGCACATGATCAAGGACGTGAACGTCGCCGTGCACGTCCCCGCCTGCGCCGACCAGAACGAATACCTCGAACCGGTCTGGTCGAAGATGAATTTCCACGACCCGGAGATTCCGCTGTGTTCCTGCAAGGAGCGCGGAATGCTCACCACCGCGGCGGACGTACGGAAATGGTACCTGGGAAACCAGGTCGACAAGGTGAGCCATCCCGACATGTTCTCCAACGTGATCGGCCACGAACCCCAGCTTGCGTTCCTCCTCGGCCCGGCCAAGCTCGACATCTACCTCGACGCACTGCCGTGCCCGGTCATTCAGATCGAGAACGACGAACAGCTCACGGACGCCATGACCGCCCTGTACGAAATGCGGATCTGATCGCTGTCTCCCCCAGAAAGGCGCGCCAGGCATGAACGAATCACTGGCTCTGGTCGACCAGTTCCTGCAGACCGACCTCGACGAGTGGACCCGGCAGGTGGTCCGACGGCACTTCGACCCCGGAACCGGCAGCCCCTACTGGCTCAAGCGCGCGGCGGAGCTGGACTTCGACCCGCTGGAGATCACCCGCTACGACGAGCTGAGCGCGCTCGGGCCGTTCCCGCTGTCCGTGCTGCGCAAGCTCGACCCCGCCGACCTGGTTCCCCAGGCGGTGCCGCGGCCGATCGCCGGCCGGGTCTTCGACTCCGGCGGCACCACCGGCGACCCCAAGCGCATCCTGTACACGCCCGCCATGCTCCAGCACCGGCAGGCGTGGCGGCACTGGTCGTTCCACACCGAGGGCTTCCGCCCCGACGGCAACTGGGTGCAGGGCACCCCCACCGGACCGCACGTGATCGGCCTCGGCGTCCAGGAACTGTCGTCCTACGGCGGGCGGATGTACATCGTCGACATCGACCCGCGGTGGGTCAAGCGGCTCATCCGCGCCGGCAAGCTCGCCGAGGCCGACGAGTACACCGACCACGTCCTCGGCCAGATCACCAACATCCTTGCCAGCCAGCCGATCGACTACCTCAACACCACGTCGGCCCTGCTCACCGCCCTCATCCGGCGCGCCCCGGAGCTGGCCGCGAAGCTCAAGGGCGTACGGGTCAGCGGCACCCACTGCACCCCGGCCATGTTCCGCACGTTCAAGGAGACCCTCAACGGCGGCAGCGGCGCCATCGTGGGGCGCAGCTACGGCAACACCTTCGGCACCTCGGCCGGCATCCCGGACGAGGACGACGGCGAGATCCTGCCGTACCTGCCGAACTACCCCAACGTCACCGCCCGCGTGGTCGACAAGCAGGACTGGACCCGCGAGGTCGGGTTCGGCGAGCAGGGCCAGGTCATGCTGAACGTCCTGCACCCCGACCTGCTCCTGCCCAACTTCCTCGAACGGGACCAGGCCGTCCGGTACGACACCGGCGCCGCCTACCCCTGCGACGGCGTCGCCAACGTCATGCCCCTCCAGATCACCAGGAACGCCCCGGAGGGCATCTACTGACAGCCGCCCA encodes:
- a CDS encoding arylcarboxylate reductase — encoded protein: MNESLALVDQFLQTDLDEWTRQVVRRHFDPGTGSPYWLKRAAELDFDPLEITRYDELSALGPFPLSVLRKLDPADLVPQAVPRPIAGRVFDSGGTTGDPKRILYTPAMLQHRQAWRHWSFHTEGFRPDGNWVQGTPTGPHVIGLGVQELSSYGGRMYIVDIDPRWVKRLIRAGKLAEADEYTDHVLGQITNILASQPIDYLNTTSALLTALIRRAPELAAKLKGVRVSGTHCTPAMFRTFKETLNGGSGAIVGRSYGNTFGTSAGIPDEDDGEILPYLPNYPNVTARVVDKQDWTREVGFGEQGQVMLNVLHPDLLLPNFLERDQAVRYDTGAAYPCDGVANVMPLQITRNAPEGIY